A window of Clostridium botulinum BKT015925 contains these coding sequences:
- a CDS encoding peptidase M42, producing MDRLMESLIDSFGVSTREENIKDIIKKQINLINEEKLLNLDLNEDDMGNIVVKLGEGTEKLMISTHIDNSGLMITDIDDNGFFKVVPMGSIDLKNISANFFKSQDGHIGRMGFLKEGSSEDNLFIDFGLSTKENAKDKIKEGDTLELIGHKIEVENKIIGANIHSRIACYILLKVIENINIKNLNKELYFVFSVQKELGCKGARLAAVNIKPNSAIVLEAMDSDDTKEGSSKIALDKGTIMSVFDRSLVIHHKVKETIEEISKKLNLKLQYSISDGQNEGGFIHKEVGGIKTGMIAIPCRYINTSGEMISLKDVENTISLLNGVIDI from the coding sequence ATGGATAGATTAATGGAAAGTTTAATAGATTCATTTGGGGTTAGTACAAGAGAAGAGAATATTAAAGATATTATAAAAAAACAAATTAATTTAATCAATGAAGAAAAATTATTGAATTTAGATTTAAATGAAGATGATATGGGAAATATAGTTGTTAAACTTGGAGAAGGCACAGAAAAATTAATGATATCTACTCATATAGATAATTCTGGACTTATGATAACGGATATAGATGATAATGGATTTTTTAAAGTTGTTCCTATGGGAAGTATAGATTTAAAAAATATTTCAGCAAACTTTTTTAAATCTCAAGATGGACATATAGGAAGAATGGGATTTTTAAAAGAGGGATCATCAGAAGATAATTTATTTATTGATTTTGGACTATCTACTAAAGAAAATGCTAAAGATAAAATTAAAGAGGGAGATACCCTTGAACTTATAGGCCACAAAATAGAAGTTGAAAATAAAATAATTGGTGCAAATATTCATAGTAGAATAGCGTGTTATATACTTCTTAAAGTTATAGAGAATATAAATATAAAAAATTTAAATAAAGAATTGTATTTTGTATTTTCAGTACAAAAAGAATTAGGATGTAAAGGTGCAAGGCTAGCAGCAGTTAATATAAAACCAAATAGTGCTATAGTTTTAGAGGCCATGGATTCTGATGATACTAAAGAAGGTTCATCTAAAATAGCTTTAGATAAAGGTACTATTATGTCTGTATTTGATAGAAGTCTTGTAATTCATCATAAAGTTAAAGAGACAATTGAGGAAATTTCTAAAAAATTAAATTTAAAACTTCAATATAGTATAAGTGATGGACAAAATGAAGGTGGTTTTATACATAAAGAAGTTGGAGGAATAAAAACAGGAATGATAGCAATTCCATGTAGATATATTAATACATCTGGTGAAATGATATCTTTAAAAGATGTTGAAAATACAATTAGTTTATTAAATGGAGTTATTGACATTTAA
- a CDS encoding pyridoxal-phosphate-dependent aminotransferase family protein, translating into MKIPYVLTPGPTQVRENVRLERAKETTNPDIDIQFYDFYKETCEKVAKIMNTKNEVRILSGEGILGLESACASLTEPGDRVLVIDNGIFGEGFGDFVKLYGGEVVFFKGDRQKNIDVSELKKFLEKDSDFKYATVVHCDTPSGVLNDIEKICPLLKSKRIITIVDTVAAMGGEELKVDEWNIDIALGASQKAISAPPGLTIVSISKDAFNVMENRNKQIASFYCNLLVWKDYYKNKWFPYTMPISDIIGFRKAIDNILEEGIENTIKRHKNIADATRKALVEVGFTTYIKSGFSSTVTVINVPKEINSEELLKLLREKYNLLITGSFGYLKGKVIRIGHMGENAKKEKILFVLNVFEKALISLGFKMNNSMVDIFLSYIG; encoded by the coding sequence ATGAAAATTCCATATGTACTAACTCCAGGACCTACACAAGTTAGAGAAAATGTACGTCTTGAAAGAGCAAAAGAGACTACAAACCCAGATATTGATATTCAGTTTTATGATTTTTATAAAGAAACCTGTGAAAAAGTCGCGAAAATAATGAATACAAAAAATGAAGTAAGAATATTATCAGGAGAAGGAATATTAGGACTTGAATCAGCTTGTGCATCATTAACTGAACCAGGAGACAGAGTACTTGTTATAGATAATGGCATATTTGGAGAAGGCTTTGGAGATTTTGTAAAACTTTATGGTGGGGAAGTGGTTTTTTTTAAAGGAGATAGACAAAAAAATATAGATGTTAGTGAATTGAAAAAGTTTTTGGAAAAAGATAGCGACTTTAAATATGCTACAGTGGTTCATTGTGATACACCATCTGGAGTTTTAAATGATATAGAAAAAATATGTCCATTGTTAAAAAGTAAAAGAATAATTACGATTGTAGATACAGTTGCGGCTATGGGAGGAGAAGAACTTAAAGTTGATGAGTGGAATATAGATATTGCACTTGGGGCTTCTCAAAAAGCTATATCAGCGCCACCGGGACTTACTATTGTAAGTATAAGTAAGGATGCCTTTAATGTTATGGAAAATAGAAATAAACAAATTGCAAGTTTTTATTGTAATTTACTTGTTTGGAAAGATTATTACAAAAACAAATGGTTTCCGTATACAATGCCAATAAGTGATATAATTGGGTTTAGAAAAGCTATTGATAATATATTAGAAGAAGGAATAGAAAACACAATTAAAAGACATAAGAATATAGCTGATGCTACAAGAAAAGCTTTAGTAGAAGTAGGTTTTACAACCTATATAAAAAGTGGATTTTCAAGTACTGTTACAGTGATTAATGTACCCAAGGAAATTAACTCAGAGGAATTATTGAAACTTTTAAGAGAAAAGTATAACTTACTTATTACAGGTTCCTTTGGATATTTAAAAGGTAAGGTTATAAGAATAGGACACATGGGGGAGAATGCAAAAAAAGAAAAAATATTATTTGTTCTAAATGTTTTTGAAAAGGCATTAATTTCATTAGGATTTAAGATGAACAATTCTATGGTAGATATATTTTTAAGTTATATTGGATAA
- a CDS encoding CPBP family intramembrane glutamic endopeptidase, with protein MIKKHNKLSAVIKIFLVFLMYCVTATVCTQVLVEFLGNHLFNISSGKEVYFKVMELLLNTETGTLLLKIIESICVFSTIFLLLKVFDNKSIKDIGLRDLNKNYKYIIYGLMLGAVSIIGIFLILLIGKFIILDNSLKKPSINKYIIIDIILFILVGINEEVLCRGYILNVLDIKKKPIRSSIISSVIFSLLHILNPNMKIIGMINIFLIGLLFSYMYIKSKNLWMSIGYHITWNYFQGNVFGFPVSGQKQFSSIYSIKYIKESIITGGGFGPEAGILVTLMICISFIFVYNFILHNKIYANKSRQNIRI; from the coding sequence TTGATTAAGAAACATAATAAATTAAGTGCTGTGATAAAAATTTTCTTAGTATTTTTAATGTATTGTGTTACGGCCACTGTATGTACACAAGTACTTGTGGAGTTTTTAGGGAATCATTTATTTAATATATCATCAGGAAAAGAAGTATATTTTAAGGTAATGGAACTTCTTTTAAATACTGAAACAGGAACGCTATTATTAAAAATAATAGAATCGATATGTGTATTTTCTACTATATTTTTATTATTAAAAGTTTTTGATAATAAAAGTATTAAGGATATAGGACTAAGGGATTTAAACAAAAATTATAAGTATATAATATATGGACTTATGTTAGGGGCAGTATCAATAATAGGTATATTTCTGATTTTATTAATAGGAAAATTTATAATTTTGGACAATTCATTAAAAAAACCAAGTATAAACAAATATATAATAATAGATATTATATTATTTATACTTGTAGGAATAAATGAAGAAGTGTTATGTAGGGGATATATTTTAAATGTATTGGATATTAAGAAAAAACCTATAAGATCATCTATAATATCATCAGTTATATTTTCATTGCTCCACATATTAAATCCTAATATGAAAATTATAGGGATGATAAATATATTTCTCATTGGACTATTGTTTTCTTATATGTATATAAAGAGTAAAAACCTTTGGATGTCTATTGGATATCATATTACTTGGAATTATTTTCAGGGAAATGTATTTGGATTTCCTGTTAGTGGTCAAAAGCAATTTTCATCAATATATTCTATTAAATATATAAAAGAAAGTATTATAACAGGGGGAGGATTTGGACCAGAGGCTGGCATTTTAGTAACATTAATGATATGTATAAGTTTTATATTTGTATATAATTTTATTTTACATAATAAAATATATGCCAATAAGTCTCGGCAAAATATAAGAATATAA
- a CDS encoding GntR family transcriptional regulator — MNIKFDEKVPIYIQIMDIIKQNIILGKLKGGDKLTSVRELSAEFKVNPNTIQRAYKELEREGFAYTQRGMGTFIVDDERIIFNLKKDTAKDIMNNFINGMKHLGFDNKEIVELVLKNLEGGN; from the coding sequence ATGAATATAAAATTTGATGAAAAGGTACCTATATATATTCAAATAATGGACATTATAAAGCAGAATATTATTTTGGGAAAATTAAAAGGTGGGGATAAGTTAACATCTGTAAGGGAATTATCAGCAGAGTTTAAGGTTAATCCAAATACAATTCAAAGAGCATATAAGGAGCTTGAAAGAGAAGGGTTTGCATATACACAAAGGGGAATGGGGACGTTTATAGTGGATGATGAGAGAATAATATTTAATTTAAAAAAAGATACTGCCAAAGATATAATGAATAATTTTATTAATGGAATGAAACACTTAGGTTTTGATAATAAGGAAATTGTTGAGTTAGTTTTAAAAAATTTGGAGGGGGGTAATTAG
- a CDS encoding membrane protein — protein MGKLIKYELKGNYKIFSALCIIASILNIVLLTRLEKWGSGSVTGCMSMVTMSLFIISLVIIINSFKNELYEDRGYLTFTLPISGNKILASKLICALVWFSLTSIVSFIFFRILIGTKGADIVRVIISLNLKSLIIFAIAGIIINTITLLLMIYFSIALTKVARRGKKVSGILAFVVFIALSFLIYYISFKLKNIFPQQMHIALNLNNYLGGNGSINNVAINLTDANLTINIASAIYQILVYIGLFIGTGYLMEKKVNI, from the coding sequence ATGGGAAAGTTAATTAAATATGAATTAAAGGGAAATTATAAAATATTTTCAGCACTATGCATTATAGCAAGTATATTAAATATAGTATTATTAACTAGATTAGAAAAATGGGGATCAGGATCAGTTACAGGATGTATGAGTATGGTTACTATGAGTTTGTTTATAATATCCTTAGTAATTATAATTAATTCTTTTAAAAATGAATTATATGAAGATAGAGGATATTTAACTTTTACTTTACCGATTAGTGGAAATAAGATATTGGCATCGAAACTTATATGTGCATTAGTGTGGTTTTCACTAACAAGCATCGTTAGTTTTATATTTTTTAGAATATTAATAGGGACAAAAGGAGCAGATATTGTTAGAGTTATAATATCTTTAAATTTAAAATCATTAATTATATTTGCAATTGCAGGTATAATTATAAATACAATAACTTTATTATTAATGATATATTTCTCAATAGCTCTAACTAAGGTAGCACGTAGAGGGAAAAAAGTAAGTGGTATTTTAGCTTTTGTAGTATTTATAGCATTAAGTTTCCTTATTTATTATATATCATTTAAATTAAAGAATATATTTCCTCAACAAATGCATATTGCTTTAAATTTGAATAATTATTTAGGTGGAAATGGCAGCATAAATAATGTTGCTATAAATCTTACTGATGCTAATTTAACAATAAATATTGCATCTGCTATATATCAAATACTTGTATATATAGGACTATTTATAGGTACAGGATATTTAATGGAGAAGAAAGTTAATATATAA
- a CDS encoding ABC transporter ATP-binding protein yields the protein MNNIVEAKKVCKNYFNKKALNNFNLTIEKGKVFGLLGPNGSGKTTFIKIITGLLRESSGEVFIDGKKPGIKTKAIVSYLPDKNYLYKWMKIKDAIGFFKDFYKDFDEKKCHDLLKFMKLEEDLKVNSLSKGMLEKLNLTLVLSRKAKLFVLDEPLAAVDPVAREQILDAIIQNYNEESSMIITTHLVRDIERIFDDVAFIKDGNIVLQGNAEDLRVEKQKSIDELFREVFQ from the coding sequence ATGAATAATATAGTTGAGGCAAAGAAGGTATGTAAGAATTACTTTAATAAAAAAGCATTAAATAATTTTAATTTAACAATAGAGAAAGGAAAGGTTTTCGGACTTCTCGGTCCTAATGGAAGTGGGAAAACTACATTTATAAAAATTATAACTGGGCTTTTACGAGAGTCAAGTGGTGAGGTCTTTATAGATGGAAAGAAGCCAGGAATAAAAACAAAGGCGATAGTTTCATATCTTCCAGATAAAAACTATTTATATAAATGGATGAAGATAAAGGATGCCATTGGATTTTTTAAAGATTTTTATAAAGATTTTGATGAAAAAAAGTGTCATGATCTATTGAAATTTATGAAACTTGAAGAAGATCTAAAGGTAAATTCATTGTCAAAAGGAATGCTTGAAAAATTAAATCTAACTTTAGTGTTATCAAGAAAGGCAAAGTTGTTTGTATTAGATGAGCCATTGGCAGCTGTTGACCCAGTAGCAAGGGAGCAAATTTTAGATGCTATTATACAAAATTATAACGAAGAAAGCTCAATGATTATAACAACGCATCTTGTTCGTGATATTGAAAGAATCTTTGATGATGTTGCTTTTATAAAAGATGGGAATATAGTTCTTCAAGGTAATGCAGAGGACTTAAGAGTTGAAAAACAAAAATCCATTGATGAATTATTTAGGGAGGTATTTCAGTAA
- a CDS encoding uracil-DNA glycosylase, producing MDIINSLKYRIQEIVKEYNSEETGGFITGDGPIPCDVLFIGEAPGKNEVEQGKPFVGMAGETFNNYLKSIGLSRDKVRITNTCFFRPIKKKVGKTGRTTISNRPPKVSEVNLFRDILDDEIAVVNPKIIITLGNVPLKRLTEFKSIGDCHGNLYYNVILKRNIFPMYHPSALTYNRNDKFKTMYEDDWLKLKEVLKTI from the coding sequence ATAGATATAATTAACTCTTTAAAGTATAGAATCCAAGAAATAGTTAAAGAATATAATTCCGAAGAAACTGGTGGTTTTATAACTGGCGATGGACCCATTCCTTGTGATGTTTTATTTATCGGAGAAGCACCGGGTAAAAACGAAGTAGAACAAGGTAAACCTTTTGTTGGTATGGCTGGTGAAACTTTTAATAACTACTTGAAATCTATAGGATTAAGTCGTGATAAAGTTAGAATCACTAATACATGTTTTTTTCGTCCAATAAAAAAAAAGGTAGGTAAAACAGGTAGAACTACAATAAGCAATAGGCCACCTAAAGTCTCTGAAGTTAATCTGTTTAGAGATATTTTAGATGATGAAATAGCTGTTGTAAATCCTAAAATAATCATAACTTTAGGAAATGTCCCCTTAAAAAGACTTACTGAATTTAAAAGCATTGGAGATTGCCACGGAAATCTTTACTATAATGTAATTTTAAAAAGAAATATATTTCCTATGTATCATCCATCAGCATTAACTTATAATAGAAATGATAAATTTAAAACAATGTATGAAGATGATTGGTTAAAATTAAAAGAAGTATTGAAAACTATTTAG
- a CDS encoding PaaI family thioesterase translates to MKTIDKYGNLEHANCVNIMEPKLIEYKKGESLTVVFPVLEKYLNPLKSMQGGFITAAFDNSFGIFFIAENNGELITTIDITTSYQRPIFLGDNLKITVKIKQIGDNIVHMYGEGYNREGKLVATCSTNIMRINNKNK, encoded by the coding sequence ATGAAAACAATAGATAAATACGGAAATTTAGAGCATGCTAACTGTGTTAATATAATGGAACCTAAACTTATAGAATATAAAAAAGGAGAGAGTCTAACTGTAGTCTTTCCTGTTCTTGAGAAATATTTAAATCCGCTAAAATCTATGCAAGGAGGATTTATAACAGCAGCTTTTGATAATAGTTTTGGAATATTTTTTATTGCGGAAAATAATGGAGAATTAATAACGACTATAGATATTACTACTAGTTATCAAAGACCTATATTTTTAGGAGATAATCTTAAAATTACAGTAAAGATAAAACAAATAGGGGATAATATAGTTCACATGTATGGTGAGGGATATAATAGGGAAGGAAAATTAGTTGCTACATGTAGTACCAATATAATGCGTATAAATAATAAAAATAAATAA